One window of Botrimarina mediterranea genomic DNA carries:
- a CDS encoding HYExAFE family protein: MAKRHNHYEAAFEDYLRSRQIAYVAVDERRRAVEAIGSLKSVDFIVSPGSDIRGAGSLSDDEGLLPPARWLVDVKGRRFPSGSQYWRNWTTEEELASLARWGDRFGAGFLGVLVFAFELVGDRSPVPAHEVHYWRDRPYAFVAIPADDYRRICRPLSPKWGTVAAPAAEFRRLARPVAMALGAELPVTA; this comes from the coding sequence ATGGCGAAAAGGCACAACCACTACGAAGCCGCCTTCGAGGACTACCTACGCTCGCGGCAGATCGCTTACGTGGCGGTCGATGAGCGGCGGCGGGCCGTCGAGGCGATCGGCTCGCTGAAGAGCGTCGACTTCATCGTCTCCCCCGGTTCCGACATAAGGGGCGCTGGATCGTTGTCGGACGACGAGGGCCTGTTGCCGCCGGCGCGGTGGCTGGTCGATGTGAAGGGGCGCCGCTTCCCCTCGGGGAGCCAGTACTGGCGGAACTGGACAACCGAAGAAGAGCTGGCGTCGCTCGCCCGCTGGGGCGACCGTTTTGGGGCGGGCTTCCTGGGCGTGCTGGTGTTCGCCTTCGAGCTGGTCGGCGACCGTTCGCCCGTCCCGGCCCACGAGGTCCACTACTGGCGCGACCGGCCGTACGCCTTTGTGGCGATCCCCGCGGACGACTACCGCCGCATCTGCCGCCCGCTGTCGCCCAAGTGGGGCACCGTGGCCGCCCCCGCCGCCGAGTTCCGCCGCTTGGCCCGCCCCGTGGCGATGGCGCTGGGCGCGGAACTACCGGTCACGGCCTAA